Sequence from the Bacillota bacterium genome:
GCTTAATCTTTCAAGTCAAGGTTTAGCATAGGTTGATCTCCAAAAACTAGTTATTACAAGGTGATAATATCATATCGAACTGTGCTATTACTTTTGCTTGCTGCCCACAGCTAAGCTTACCCTCACGACATTTACCCAGCACACAAGAAGGTAGAGCTTTTTCATATAGGATATCTGACAGCGTCCTTAACAACATAAGCTTTTTAATTGCCAACTCCCGTATCTCCCATTGAGCATTCATGCATGTACGGTCTGACAGCATTGATATATCAGCTCTGGCATTTGAGGATATAATGAGTTTAATTTGATCACAGTTGAGCAGGAAAGACAATGCTTTATCCTGCCCATATTTTGTTGCAATAAACAATCTAAATGTCTTGAATTCGTCCACCAAAGCCCGAAACTCCTGATAAAAAACCGAGTTTTTTATCGTCTCAGGCACTTTGGGCAATCTATCCTTATCCTGCAATAATATAGATAGCTCCTCTCTAAAATTCTGAGAAAGCCTGTGCCGCAGCTGCTGGTGATAAGTCACCATGCTACACATCATTCCAAATGTCGTTCGTGCTTGTTCAGCTATACTTTCGTGTCCGTACCCCAACACTCGCTCGACAACACCCTTGGCCTTAACTGGTGCATCTTGTCCCCATTTGTTGATTACTTGTGAAGGTGCTTCTTTCAAAGTGCTGGTTAAAGCTCCAAAACCAACTTTCATATCTTGGTTACTGAAACACTCTAATAGCACGAGATTGTTCTCAGTATTGATTTTGGAAAAATATCCAACATAAAAATCCTTAACCAGGTCTTGACGAACGCCCCCATGATTATCGCGATGCAGTAAGCTAACAAGGCCCGCCGGCAAATTTGACATCATTTCTTTATAAAGCTCCGTAAAGATAGCAGCATATTTTTTATCATTAATTAGCCTAAAAAGCTCTAATAGCTTGTCCCCTGACATAGCTACACATACATTAGTCTTGGTTGAGAGCGGCAGTATATAGCGAGCGTCCTCAATAGGAATCCCGTGCAAGTAATGCTGCACCTTAGGCCTACCGCTAAAGTCACCTTCCTTTAGCTTTGACATTCTGCAGTAAAGGTCAAAAGCTTTTTCTGTAAGCTTAACTGCTTTCTGACCGTCATCATAATCTAGTTCCGGCAGTATATAAGCCCCTCCGGACATTGTAACGTATCTTTGGCTTTGCTGAACATAAGAATCTTTTAGTTCACAAATCAAAGTGCTTTGTACCCGGTCTATTTCCTCCAGTACGAAGGAAATATTAATTGTTTGCAAAACCTGCTTCAAGGTCTGCTCATTAATATCGTTATAATTGTTTCGTTCAATCCATGCTTCTAATTTCTCTAACCCAGTCGCTTCAAAATTGGCAACCCTCAAAGTTCTCCTCCTCTCAATAACAGTAACTATTTACCCATTTTATCTATTGCCAAGTCTAAGGTTTTATACTTACCGGCGCTAGCTTTTAATAGTCAGGCAACTAATCTAATTCGACTATTATTTGACTTCAAAGCAATACATTGTTTTCACGATACTCCGGCACTTCTGGGAATCCCTTAATTTCCCTAGGTTTTATGCCCCATCCCCATTAGGGTTAGTAAGGCTTAATAATAAGGAAGAGATATGCAGAAAACATATCTCTTCCTTATGTGCAGTTACTCTTTTTGCTTTCCCCAAACCTCTAAAACCTTTGATGCTACATAGGCCATTAGTGGTATTTCATCTACTAACTTACTATCATTTAAATTTGGTATGAAGAACATTTCATTAATATCGGCTTTTGATTGAACAATAGAACACCGCAGAGAATATATTCTCCTGCACAAAGCTGATATAACCTTATCTTCATTCGACAAGTTTATATTTAATTCCTTCAGCTCTGCATCATCGCTATTTGTATATGTTTTCATTCTACCTGCTTCAGCTTGCACCCAGGACTTTAAGTCAGCAACGTTAATAGCCCTACCCAGCACGAGCTTAATAGCCTCTTTTTCCTTACTAGCGATGCTGTACTCTTTAACAAGCTTTTGCAGGACCTTAGGGTCAAAAGAAGAAGCATTGATACCCGCGTCAATTAATTTTTTTTGCCAGCATTAAGTTATTCGCCCGAACATAGTAATACTCTATTACTTGATAGTAGCTTAAAAACTTTATACGAGCGCTTATGTCGTCAAACGTGGAGTTATAATAAAGTAATGGTATATCTTCAAAGTTATTGTATATAAAATTTATTGTGTATCCCCCCGCCTCCCCGACTTCCTTGTGCAGAGATGGACATCAGCTCTCCTAAAGTTAAGATCAAGTTGTATTGAGCAATTATACAATATTTCTTGAACGTAATTTTCTAGCTCACCGTCTTCAAACTCATCAGCATTAAATATCTGTATAGATAAATATTCATCATGGTTGTGAGTATGCGTCGGAGAAATCAATTCGCCTTCTTGAACTTCAACAATAAAATCGTTATAAAAAACGCTCCAGAGCAAATCACTTTTCGCACCGATATTAGCCACAAGCCTGCCATCTTTATAAAAATGTTTCCAATTTCTTGATAGCCAGGTTCATATCCCCTAACAAGTTTCTTTTTGGTTCTCATGTCTGCAGGGAATAAAAGTGTCTCATAAAAATTAGCTAACTTTATAGAGGAGTTATCAAATCTAAAATAACATTCCATTATCGCCGGAGATAAGCTTTGCCTAAGCACTCGTAATATGAATCATCCTCACATTTATCCCCTAATGATTTAGCAAATTCAACCTGTAATGACATCAACTCTTTTAGCTTTTCTTGTGCATCCCGTGAATCTTCAACCTTTTTATTAACTAAATTTATGACCTTACTAATATCCCATTTACTTACCCATGCTTTTAGCTTTTTAATATCTATATACCGTTCACCATACAACATTCTCAAAATCTCCACTTCTCAGGGTGAATATAAACAAACACTGGCTATACTAACAACCAGCAACTGCATCGGCCTTCCTTTGCGGGCATTCAGTGTGATACAGCAATTCCACCCTTAAGGTACTCTCTCCCATTACCCACACTTCAATGCAACTTATTTTTGATCCGCCTGCACTATCTGGGCGGCCAATTCTATGATATCCCTTAAACGTTCTTCATCACCAATAAGATACAAATAACCCACCAGGCTTTCGAAACCGGTACTGTAACGATAATCAATAACCCTGGCATGCTTGGGAACGTGTCCGGATTTTGCATTTCTCCCTCGGCGAACAATGTTCTGTTCCCGGGAATTCAGATCTTTTTCTAAAGCATGCAGCACTTTAGCCTGGGTGTCTGCCCGCACATATTTTACCGCCTGCCGATGCAGCCTGTTCATTTTGTTCGCACCTTTGCGCACCAGGTGCTGCCTCACAAGCAATTCATAAACGGCATCACCTAGGTACGCAAGCTCCAGCGGAGAATGCCCTGCCGGGTCTATTTGAGGTTTAAACAGCTGTTGCATTTAACTACTCCTGTATTTTCCAGCGTGACCCTTGCGGGGTATCTTCGATTATAATTCCCATTTTGTTTAAAGAATCACGGATCTTATCCGCAGTGGCAAAATCTTTGTTTTTTCGAGCATCTTGCCTAATTTCAAGCATAAGCTCCATTAAGCCTTCCGAAAGGCCATCCCCTTTTGAACTCCGGTCTAGCTGCAGTTTGCCGGCAGCATCCTCTTTAAAAATACCTAGCACACTATTGAAAGAACGGAATAAATCCATAGACCTTTCCAGATCCGCACGGGAATAAGTACCTTCTCGCAAACACGAATTTACCTCCCTGGTCATGTCAAACCAAACACTTACTGCCAGAGCCGTATTAAAATCATCATCCATAGCTGAGTCAAAGGCTCTTTTAAATTCATCCAGCCTTTGCTTTAATTTATTTTCACTGTTTTCCGAGGCACTATCTTTTTTCTGTGCCTCATAAAGCAACCGAATACTTGTTTTTATCCGTTCCAGCCCTCTGCCGGTGGATTCTAATTTTTCATGATCAAAATCTAATGGACTGCGATAGTGCGTACTTAGAAGATAAAAACGAACTAATTCAGGTGGAAACTTTTCTAAAACCTCTCTAACCAAAAAAAAGTTACCAAGAGATTTGCTCATCTTTTCCTCTTTTACGGTTATAAAGCCGTTATGCATCCAGTAACGGGCAAAGGGTCTGCCTGTTGCCGCCTCGGACTGGGCAATCTCATTTTCGTGATGGGGGAAAATCAGATCATACCCCCCCCCATGGATATCAAATTCAGAGCCCAGGTATTTTAGGGACATGGCAGAACATTCAATATGCCACCCCGGACGTCCCTTACCCCAAGGACTATCCCATGACGGTTCCCCTGGCTTTGCCGCTTTCCAAAGCGCGAAGTCCATGGGATCAATTTTCCTGCTATCCACCTCAACCCTTGCACCAGCCTGCATATCTTCCAGCATACGCCCGGATAGTTTCCCGTACCCCTCAAATTCACTTACATCATAATATACATTGCCGTTAATAACATACGCATAACCTTTTTCAATCAAGGCCGCGATCATTTCAATAATCTCTTTGAGGTGTTCCGAAACCTTGGGGTGAACATCGGCCCGTTTAACGTTCAAGGCATCTGCGTCTTGGTAATATTCTTCAACAAAGCGTGACGCGAGAGCCAACGGGTCCTCATTTTCTTCTTTGGCCCGCTTTATTATCTTATCATCAATATCAGTAAAATTTTGAATATAATGGACATCATATTTTTTGTAAGTGAAGTAACGTCGCACAGTATCAAAAAACACCAGGGGACGGGCATTGCCTAAATGGATATAGTTATAGGTAGTTGGACCACAGACATACATGGAGACCTTATTCTGTTGACTGGGTTTAAATTCTTCTTTCCGCCTGGTGAGGGTGTTATACAACAGCAAAACTTTAACCCCCTTTATGCTTTTTTTAAATTACCCTTTTGGTTGTTTTCGCAACTCTTTAACTTGCTTTTCCAGTCCATCTATCTGCCGCTGCATGGCCAGCATCATTTCTGCCACAGGATCGGGCAGTTCATCATGACGCAGGTCAATTAAAGGCTGTTCCGCCTTTTCAATTCTCACACCGTCCTGGGCCACAACTTTTCCGGGCACACCTACTACCGTACTATTGGGAGGAACCGGTTTCAAGACCACTGAGCCTGCCCCGATTTTACTATTATCTCCCACGCTGAATGAGCCCAGTATCCTGGCACCCGTACTAATCACAACATGATTACCGACTGTGGGATGGCGTTTACCTTTTTCCTTGCCTGTACCGCCAAGGGTAACCCCCTGGTAAATGGTAACATTATTTCCCACTTCTGCTGTTTCCCCGATGACAACTCCTGCACCGTGGTCGATAAATAAGCCTTCCCCTATCTTAGCCCCGGGGTGAATTTCTATCTGGGTGAAGAAGCGGGAAATTTGGGAAATAACTCTGGCCATCAAAAACATTTTTCGCCGGTAAAAAAAATGGGCTACCCGGTGCATTAAGATAGCATGCAGTCCGGGATAGCACAGTATAACTTCCAGTAATGATTTAGCTGCCGGGTCCCGGTCAAAAACAGCCTGTATTTCTTTGCGAATGCGCTTAAGCACCATTGGAACCCCCTCTGGCCCGGTTTGCCTGTTACTTCCCCACAAGTTTAGTTATAACTTGTGGGCACTTTTTTTACTAAAAATGTAGTTTTTCGTACTGGTTTGAGTATAATGTTTGTGTGAGTTTTGATAGGAAAACATTTTGGGGTATTTCTTTGGGGTGTTTTCTTAGACAGGATTAACAGGATCAACAGGATTTTTAGCTTTTCTTGTTTTCCTTCATTATTTCTTCACATACAATATTTATTAGTATTAATTTGTCTTGGCGGTTTGTTATATTTTTAATTATCCACATTAACTCTTGCTAAACTCTTTAAAGCTTAACCTATAACCAATTGGCTATTTTAAAGCTATCTTTTAATCCCTTATCCTTCGAATCCTGTAATCCTGTCTAATGTGTTTGCCTTTTCTTTCCTTTTTGCTTTTAATCTCTATCCCAAAAATCTCGTTGATCCCGTCAAAAAAAAGATTAATCTTTACTAGCTAAATAACGCAAAATAAAGCTAAATTACATTGATCCTGTCAAAATTTTTTGCGACCATGTAATAAATTACCAATGATACCTAGGTTGAAGATGCAACGGCTACAGCCTTATCTAAGCGTTTTAACGTTTTTTCCATACCTAAAGCAGGTATTACCTGGTATAGTTCCGGTCCCTGAGTGTGCCCCGTTAATGCAACCCGCAGGGGCATAAACACTTTTTTACCACCGATACCAAGTTCTTTTGGCAACTTTTTGATCATTGCTTTAGCACTTTCTTCGTTCATAAGGCCCGCATCAGTTATCCTTTGTCGAACAGCACTAAGCACTTGTGATACCTGATCTTGTTTTAAAACCGCCTGCATATCCTCTTCCTCGTATGTGGGGTCTTTGTAAAATATTTCCACATGATCGGTTATTTCAGCCAGATTACTGAGGTAATTACGTACTACTGATATCATTGCCCTGAATTGAACCTCATCCTGCCCGGTGAGTTCTTCAGGTACATAACCGCCTTCCTTCAGATAAGGTAAGGCAAGTTCAACTATTTTATCGAGAGGGCTTTGCCTGATATAAAAACCGTTAATCCAATTCAATTTATCCAAATCAAATACGGCCGGGCTTTTAGAAACTCTATCCAATTGGAATTGTTCAACAATACTTTCTGTGGAGAGAACTTCATCTTCTCCCCCTGGCGACCACCCCAAAAGGGAAAGGAAATTAAATAATGCTTCAGGTAAATATCCCTGTTTTCTATATTGTTCCAAGGACGTTGCACCGTGGCGCTTGCTCATTTTTGCCCGGTCTTTACCAAGAATCAGAGAAATATGAGCAAAGGACGGGGTTTCCCAGGCCAGTGCTTCGTAAATTAATATCTGCCGTGGGGTATTCGGAAGATGTTCTTCCGCGCGAATTACATGGTTTATCTCCATCAGGTGGTCATCAACTGCCACAGCAAAATTATAAGTAGGAATTCCATCTGACTTCACTATTATGAAATCTCCAATACCTTCACATGCAAAATCTACTTTCCCTCTAACCATATCGTTAACAGAGATTATACGGTCCTCAGGTACCTTAAAGCGTAATACCGGCCTCTTCCCTTCGGCCTCTAGTTTTTCCCTGTCCGCCTGGCATAAGTCCCGGCACCGACCTCCGTACCTAGGAAGCTCTCCCTTAGCCATGAAAGCTTCCCGCTCTGCAGCAAGCTCTTCTTCGGTACAATAGCAATGATAGGCATGCCCTGTTTGCAGGAGCTTTTCGGCCACCTCCCGGTATATATCCAATCTTTCAGTTTGCCGGTAAGGGCCGTTTTGCCCGCCTACCTCAATACCTTCATCCCAGTCAAGTCCCAACCAGCGCAGGGACAACAAGATCTCTTCTTCAAATTCCCGCTTTGACCGATCCAGATCGGTGTCTTCAATCCTGACTATAAATTCTCCTCCGCTATGACGAGCATAAAGCCAGTTAAACAACGCGGAACGAGCACCGCCAATATGTAATGGCCCCGTTGGGCTAGGTGCGAAACGAACTCTTGTCTTACTCAATCCAGACTCCTCCTAAAACACAACATTACGAACAATTATAACATTGGCCATTATGGGTGGCAACTTTTGACTTTTCCTGCTTCACCCAAGATGATATTCTACCTGCCGGTAAGTAACGTCACCGCATAAGCTGCTATCCCCTCACCATGTCCGGCAAACCCGAGCCCTTCAGTGGTGGTAGCCTTTATATTGAGCGCATGTTCCTGTATTTTTAGCACATCTGCAATATTAGTTTTCATGAACGGAATATGCGTAGCCATTTTAGGTGCCTGGGCCACAATAACGCAGTCAATATTAACCACCCGCCACCCGGCTTCTTCTGTCATTGAGCGCACATCTCTAAGCAGCCGCAAGCTGGATATATTTTTAAATTTAGGTTCGGAAGGTGGGAAATGCAACCCAATATCACCTTTTCCAGCTGCCCCGAGCAGTGCATCCATGATCGCATGAACCAGCACATCAGCATCAGAGTGCCCATCCAGTCCTTTTGCAAAAGGTATAGTTACCCCGCCCAGAACAAGGGGGCGCCCATCTACTAACTTGTGCACATCATACCCGAAACCTACACGCAAAACTACTTCCCCCTTAACGGCTAACGCAGCCAATTGTGGCCTCTTATTTGGGCCTAAAATTACTTTGCTTTTAAAAGCGCCTCCGCCAAGATCATATCCTCTGGTGTAGTGACCTTAATGTTTTCATAAGACCCATACACCATGGTCACCGGACTACCGTATGCTTCAACCAGTGAGGCATCGTCTGTCCCATGGCACCCATGCTGCTGTGCCCACCTATGTGCATCCTTTATAACGTTAACCTGAAAAGCCTGCGGAGTTTGCACCAACCACAGCTTGTCCCTTGGCACCGTCTCTATCACCTGGTTATCCTCCCCAGTTTTTTTGACGGTATCTTTTACCGGAACGCCCAACGTTGCCGCTCCCCGGATCCTAGCCGCACCCACCACATCGTTCACTAGCTGCGGAGACACCAGTGGCCTGGCGCCGTCGTGAATGACCACAACAGCGTCATCATCAGGTACGGCACTGAGGCCGTTACATACAGATTGTTGCCGCTGGGCACCACCGGCAACAATTGCTTTTACCATACCATCAAATCTCTCCGACCAGGAAAGGAAAAAGGGCTCTTCACCCGGCTTAACGACCAAAATAACACCGTCCACACTTTTAGCTGCCGATACAGCCCTTATAGAGCGTTCAAGCACCGCCTGACCACAAAGGGACAGGAGTTGTTTGTCAACCCCTGCCCCCATGCGTTTACTTGTCCCTGCAGCCGGAATTATGGCTATAACATTATCCAAGCATATTCACCTCTGCATATTGCCCTGCGCCATTTACCGACGCATTTTTGCCGTTTACCCCTTTAGGTTTTGCAAAAATCATGCGACCGGCTGCCGTCTGGAGAACACTGGTAACCAATACAGTAATATTCTGTCCCATATACCTCTTACCACCGTCTACAACAATCATTGTACCGTCGTCCAAATAGGCTACGCCCTGTCCCATTTCCTTGCCGTCCTTTACTACCTGAACGAACATCTCCTCGCCTGGCAGTACTACCGGCTTTACAGCGTTGGCAAGCTCGTTGATATTTAAAACTTTTACTTCATGTAATTCGGCCACTTTGTTTAAATTATAATCATTGGTCACAATTTTTGCGCTCAAACGCTGGGCCAACTTAACCAGCTTGGCATCAACTTCAGGAATATCTTCTAGACCACTCGTATCTTCATAGATCTGCACGTTTATATTTTCATCTTTGCGCATTTTGTTTAAAATATCAAGACCCCGCCGACCTCGATTGCGTTTTAATAAGTCTGGTGAATCGGCAATATGCCTTAACTCTTCCAGCACACAAGTAGGAACAATCAATGTCCCTTCTATGAATCCACTTACACACAAATCCGCTATCCGGCCGTCAATAATAACACTGGTATCAACAACTTTGGAAAAATTCTGTTTAACATCATTCTTTGCGTGCTTCTCCTTACCAACAAACTTGGGGAAACTGCTAAAGACGCTCCAAATTTCTTCCCTTTTTTTTACACTAACACTCAGTCCCAGATACCCTAAAAGGATAGTAGAAATAATCAATAATCCTTTACCAATCCACCCAAAATCAGCTAGCATAGAACCAATTAAATTGGCAATTATGAGTCCAATAATTAAGCCTATAGCGCCGGTTAAAAGGTCTTGCGTAGGAGTTTTCTGTAATATCTGCTCCAGCCTTACAGTAACCCATACGGCGCCACGAATAATCCATGGGGATAAAAATACACCCAAAATAAGTCCTAAAACACTGGATGCTCCCAAAATTCCAAATCGCATCCAAGATACGGTTTCAACCATGGGAACGAGATTATAACTTAACAGGGTCAACCCTGTGTATGCCCCTCCCAGGGCGAAAAGTATTACTAAAACAAAATAAGGAACCTTTCTGACCACAAATTCACCCCCTCTCTCAGCAGGCGTGGTTACAAACTCTATTATATGCCCTATGCAAAATGCCAGCAACAGAAACCGTGACGAATTTTGTTGCATTTATATAAAAAAATAGGCATAAAAAATACGCCAGGTGGCCTGACGCATTTTCAATTTAAGCAAAAACCTTATCCAGCAGAGATTGGGCCTTTTCCTCTTCCATTTCAGTTGCCAGTACCAATTCGCTGATTAATATCTGGCGTGCATTTTCCAACATCTTTTTCTCCCCGGAGGATAATCCTTTCTCTTGATCTCTCTGAATTAAGTTACGCACAACTTCTGCAACCTCATAGATGTTTCCGCTTTTAATCTTATCTAGATTAGCACGGTAGCGGCGGTTCCAATTGGTTGACATGATGCTACCCTGGCCTTTAAGAATCCTGAAAACTTTTTGCACCTCGTCGCGGGTAACTACAGATCTTAAACCGACACCATCACAATTTGATATAGGTATCATTACTTTCATGTCACCAACAGGAAGCCTGAGGATATAGTATTGGCGTTTTTCACCCAAAACTTCTTTTTCCTCTATGGATTCAATAACTCCCGCGCCATGCATGGGGTATACCACCTTGTCACCTATATTAAACAATTATCGGCCCCTCCTTCACCTATTGCCTTAAGATTGTATCATAAAAACTGACACCTGTCAAATGAACCAAACATTTTAGCATAGCTTCACTGGGCTGTCAACACTAATTTTTATTCGGCTGCCGTTTGACAGGACAAGCATCACATTTGTATAATTACTAGCAAAGCATTGCCATACTATACGGCCCCAAAAAAGGAGTGAAACCGTTTGCTTAAAGACATTGCTTACTCAAACCTCCAGGACACGGTTTCCGATGTACTATTGTGTCACCGCAGTATTCTGGACATCCTAACTAAGACTCAGGAATGCAACGCACGGCTGAATCGCTCCATAATCAAAGCCGTTACTTCTTGCGGGTGTATTAAAATAAACGCCTGTAAAAAAGAAATACCATGCGAAGCGTCTCTGGCCGATTTAAAGGATATCTTAGATTCACACATTAAAGGAACCATGTGTCCGGCATGCAGAGAAGTGGTGGAAACAGAAGTGGGAAAAACACTTTTTTATTTGGCTGCCCTTTGTAATATACTGGATGTTGACCTGTTGGATGTAATCATCAAAGAGCAAAAACAACTACAGACATTGGGGGTATACAACCTAGCATAAATTCTCAGTATATATTATATTCTACACTCAAGCAATAGAATCCTGCTTTTAAGAAGGTGAAAATAAAGTTAGAATATTTTTATACCCATTCCGGGCATCACCGTTCCGGGCACTGTATGCGTGCGCTTTTAATACTTTCCTACAGCATTAGATAAAATTAAAAGCGTGAAGAGCCAGTCCTCACGCTTTTAATTGCTATTATGCATGTCTTTCCTGCATTAACTGATCCCGGTACCTTAAAAGACCTTCTTTTATGGAACGCGCCCGGACCTCACCGATACCTTCCACTGCGTCCAACTCCTCAATGGACGCGTTCATAATTTTTTGCAGACTTCCGAATTGCCTGACCAGGTTTTCAATAACCGGTGACGGCAGTCTGGGAATCTTTTCTAAAATACGGTATCCCCTGGGAGCAACATTCTGATCTAAAATACTAGAACTGCCTGGATATCCAAGTGCGCGGGCAATTAGGGATAGATCCAACAAATCTTCGGCGGGCCAACTTCCTATCATTTCCAATACACTGTCGGCCGTTTTATCATCCACCGCGGTAAAATAATCTCTGATAATAAAGAGGCCTTCGTCTTCCACATTGGCAACCAATTCCTCTAACTGCATACTAATCAGTCTGCCCTCAATACCTAACTCACTTATGTATCGCTCAATCTCTTTAACAACCCTCAATACCATCTCTACCCTTTGAATGGCCTTAGCTACGTCAAACAACGTTACAGCTTCGTCAAATTCAACAATACTGAGTTGCGCTACAACTGTATCTAGGGCTGACCTATATTTCTCGAGGGTTTGAACTGCTTGG
This genomic interval carries:
- a CDS encoding ribonuclease III, with translation MQQLFKPQIDPAGHSPLELAYLGDAVYELLVRQHLVRKGANKMNRLHRQAVKYVRADTQAKVLHALEKDLNSREQNIVRRGRNAKSGHVPKHARVIDYRYSTGFESLVGYLYLIGDEERLRDIIELAAQIVQADQK
- a CDS encoding 2-C-methyl-D-erythritol 2,4-cyclodiphosphate synthase is translated as MRVGFGYDVHKLVDGRPLVLGGVTIPFAKGLDGHSDADVLVHAIMDALLGAAGKGDIGLHFPPSEPKFKNISSLRLLRDVRSMTEEAGWRVVNIDCVIVAQAPKMATHIPFMKTNIADVLKIQEHALNIKATTTEGLGFAGHGEGIAAYAVTLLTGR
- the disA gene encoding DNA integrity scanning protein DisA — protein: MKEDKTEDKLSRVLRMVAPGTGLRDGLENILRAKTGALIVIGDGPEVMEIAEGGFAVNADFTPANLYELAKMDGAIILNGDAKKIIAANTQLIPNLSIPSSETGIRHRSAERVAKQTDAMVISISQRRGVITIYRGNFKYVLRDLSVILAKANQAVQTLEKYRSALDTVVAQLSIVEFDEAVTLFDVAKAIQRVEMVLRVVKEIERYISELGIEGRLISMQLEELVANVEDEGLFIIRDYFTAVDDKTADSVLEMIGSWPAEDLLDLSLIARALGYPGSSSILDQNVAPRGYRILEKIPRLPSPVIENLVRQFGSLQKIMNASIEELDAVEGIGEVRARSIKEGLLRYRDQLMQERHA
- a CDS encoding cysteine--tRNA ligase is translated as MLLYNTLTRRKEEFKPSQQNKVSMYVCGPTTYNYIHLGNARPLVFFDTVRRYFTYKKYDVHYIQNFTDIDDKIIKRAKEENEDPLALASRFVEEYYQDADALNVKRADVHPKVSEHLKEIIEMIAALIEKGYAYVINGNVYYDVSEFEGYGKLSGRMLEDMQAGARVEVDSRKIDPMDFALWKAAKPGEPSWDSPWGKGRPGWHIECSAMSLKYLGSEFDIHGGGYDLIFPHHENEIAQSEAATGRPFARYWMHNGFITVKEEKMSKSLGNFFLVREVLEKFPPELVRFYLLSTHYRSPLDFDHEKLESTGRGLERIKTSIRLLYEAQKKDSASENSENKLKQRLDEFKRAFDSAMDDDFNTALAVSVWFDMTREVNSCLREGTYSRADLERSMDLFRSFNSVLGIFKEDAAGKLQLDRSSKGDGLSEGLMELMLEIRQDARKNKDFATADKIRDSLNKMGIIIEDTPQGSRWKIQE
- the cysE gene encoding serine O-acetyltransferase, which translates into the protein MLKRIRKEIQAVFDRDPAAKSLLEVILCYPGLHAILMHRVAHFFYRRKMFLMARVISQISRFFTQIEIHPGAKIGEGLFIDHGAGVVIGETAEVGNNVTIYQGVTLGGTGKEKGKRHPTVGNHVVISTGARILGSFSVGDNSKIGAGSVVLKPVPPNSTVVGVPGKVVAQDGVRIEKAEQPLIDLRHDELPDPVAEMMLAMQRQIDGLEKQVKELRKQPKG
- a CDS encoding CarD family transcriptional regulator, with protein sequence MFNIGDKVVYPMHGAGVIESIEEKEVLGEKRQYYILRLPVGDMKVMIPISNCDGVGLRSVVTRDEVQKVFRILKGQGSIMSTNWNRRYRANLDKIKSGNIYEVAEVVRNLIQRDQEKGLSSGEKKMLENARQILISELVLATEMEEEKAQSLLDKVFA
- a CDS encoding FAD-dependent thymidylate synthase translates to MRVANFEATGLEKLEAWIERNNYNDINEQTLKQVLQTINISFVLEEIDRVQSTLICELKDSYVQQSQRYVTMSGGAYILPELDYDDGQKAVKLTEKAFDLYCRMSKLKEGDFSGRPKVQHYLHGIPIEDARYILPLSTKTNVCVAMSGDKLLELFRLINDKKYAAIFTELYKEMMSNLPAGLVSLLHRDNHGGVRQDLVKDFYVGYFSKINTENNLVLLECFSNQDMKVGFGALTSTLKEAPSQVINKWGQDAPVKAKGVVERVLGYGHESIAEQARTTFGMMCSMVTYHQQLRHRLSQNFREELSILLQDKDRLPKVPETIKNSVFYQEFRALVDEFKTFRLFIATKYGQDKALSFLLNCDQIKLIISSNARADISMLSDRTCMNAQWEIRELAIKKLMLLRTLSDILYEKALPSCVLGKCREGKLSCGQQAKVIAQFDMILSPCNN
- the ispD gene encoding 2-C-methyl-D-erythritol 4-phosphate cytidylyltransferase; amino-acid sequence: MDNVIAIIPAAGTSKRMGAGVDKQLLSLCGQAVLERSIRAVSAAKSVDGVILVVKPGEEPFFLSWSERFDGMVKAIVAGGAQRQQSVCNGLSAVPDDDAVVVIHDGARPLVSPQLVNDVVGAARIRGAATLGVPVKDTVKKTGEDNQVIETVPRDKLWLVQTPQAFQVNVIKDAHRWAQQHGCHGTDDASLVEAYGSPVTMVYGSYENIKVTTPEDMILAEALLKAK
- a CDS encoding DUF1573 domain-containing protein — its product is MAYSNLQDTVSDVLLCHRSILDILTKTQECNARLNRSIIKAVTSCGCIKINACKKEIPCEASLADLKDILDSHIKGTMCPACREVVETEVGKTLFYLAALCNILDVDLLDVIIKEQKQLQTLGVYNLA
- a CDS encoding glutamate--tRNA ligase; protein product: MSKTRVRFAPSPTGPLHIGGARSALFNWLYARHSGGEFIVRIEDTDLDRSKREFEEEILLSLRWLGLDWDEGIEVGGQNGPYRQTERLDIYREVAEKLLQTGHAYHCYCTEEELAAEREAFMAKGELPRYGGRCRDLCQADREKLEAEGKRPVLRFKVPEDRIISVNDMVRGKVDFACEGIGDFIIVKSDGIPTYNFAVAVDDHLMEINHVIRAEEHLPNTPRQILIYEALAWETPSFAHISLILGKDRAKMSKRHGATSLEQYRKQGYLPEALFNFLSLLGWSPGGEDEVLSTESIVEQFQLDRVSKSPAVFDLDKLNWINGFYIRQSPLDKIVELALPYLKEGGYVPEELTGQDEVQFRAMISVVRNYLSNLAEITDHVEIFYKDPTYEEEDMQAVLKQDQVSQVLSAVRQRITDAGLMNEESAKAMIKKLPKELGIGGKKVFMPLRVALTGHTQGPELYQVIPALGMEKTLKRLDKAVAVASST
- a CDS encoding PIN domain-containing protein — translated: MVRKVPYFVLVILFALGGAYTGLTLLSYNLVPMVETVSWMRFGILGASSVLGLILGVFLSPWIIRGAVWVTVRLEQILQKTPTQDLLTGAIGLIIGLIIANLIGSMLADFGWIGKGLLIISTILLGYLGLSVSVKKREEIWSVFSSFPKFVGKEKHAKNDVKQNFSKVVDTSVIIDGRIADLCVSGFIEGTLIVPTCVLEELRHIADSPDLLKRNRGRRGLDILNKMRKDENINVQIYEDTSGLEDIPEVDAKLVKLAQRLSAKIVTNDYNLNKVAELHEVKVLNINELANAVKPVVLPGEEMFVQVVKDGKEMGQGVAYLDDGTMIVVDGGKRYMGQNITVLVTSVLQTAAGRMIFAKPKGVNGKNASVNGAGQYAEVNMLG